From a single Streptomyces sp. NBC_00377 genomic region:
- the hemB gene encoding porphobilinogen synthase, whose translation MTKYGSFPGTRPRRLRTTPVMRRMVAETRLHPADFILPAFVREGVSEPVPIQAMPGVVQHTRDSLKKAALEAVQAGISGIMLFGVPEESKKDALGTPGTDPDGILQVAVRDVRAEVGDDLLVMSDLCLDETTDHGHCGVLDEQGRVDNDATLERYAEMAQVQADAGAHVVGPSGMMDGQIGVIRDALDQIGREDVSILAYTAKYSSAFYGPFREAVGSSLKGDRKTYQQDPANLRESLRELALDLEEGADMVMVKPAGPYLDILARVADAVDVPVAAYQISGEYSMIEAAAEKGWIDRDRAILETLTGIKRAGARNILTYWATEVAQKLR comes from the coding sequence ATGACGAAGTACGGATCCTTCCCCGGTACGCGTCCCCGGCGGCTGCGCACCACCCCCGTCATGCGGCGCATGGTCGCGGAGACCCGGCTGCATCCGGCCGACTTCATCCTCCCCGCGTTCGTGCGGGAGGGCGTGAGCGAGCCGGTGCCGATCCAGGCGATGCCCGGCGTCGTGCAGCACACCCGGGACAGCCTCAAGAAGGCCGCGCTGGAGGCCGTGCAGGCGGGGATCTCCGGGATCATGCTCTTCGGTGTGCCGGAGGAGTCCAAGAAGGACGCGCTCGGGACGCCGGGCACCGACCCGGACGGGATTCTCCAGGTCGCCGTCCGGGATGTGCGGGCCGAGGTCGGGGACGACCTGCTCGTCATGTCGGACCTGTGCCTGGACGAGACGACCGACCACGGGCACTGCGGCGTGCTGGACGAGCAGGGGCGGGTCGACAACGACGCCACCCTGGAGCGGTACGCCGAGATGGCGCAGGTCCAGGCCGACGCGGGCGCCCATGTCGTGGGGCCCAGCGGGATGATGGACGGCCAGATCGGGGTCATCCGCGACGCGCTCGACCAGATCGGCCGCGAGGACGTCTCGATCCTCGCCTACACCGCCAAGTACTCCTCCGCGTTCTACGGGCCCTTCCGGGAAGCGGTCGGGTCGTCCCTCAAGGGCGACCGCAAGACCTACCAGCAGGACCCGGCGAACCTCCGTGAGTCGCTGCGCGAGCTGGCGCTGGACCTGGAGGAGGGCGCCGACATGGTCATGGTGAAGCCGGCCGGCCCCTACCTGGACATCCTGGCCCGAGTGGCCGACGCCGTGGACGTGCCCGTCGCCGCGTACCAGATCTCGGGCGAGTACTCGATGATCGAGGCGGCCGCGGAGAAGGGCTGGATCGACCGCGACCGGGCGATCCTCGAGACGCTGACCGGCATCAAGCGGGCCGGCGCGCGGAACATCCTCACCTACTGGGCCACCGAAGTGGCCCAGAAGCTGCGGTAG
- a CDS encoding helix-turn-helix domain-containing protein produces MAVTNPIAAPRPTPGVRRSATHSGVTHVRAYQSSRYTIIGNHLAQHRALSLVAIGLAVHILSLPQGAPVDIRSLADRFPEGRDRIAFGLRELEAHGYLERVRERTDGGRFVTRTYAHNAPALTRRRAETPEARDETVVPVAAVASITPVVSVVPAVPVEAVEAVEGEAAGDLVPEEASSLPSEFSELCERGPSSGEHRQKAFALLAGLRRTDDRFTLSRKDVESLTPAVVGWFDNGASRAAVIHAMTADVPALLKSPAGFLAHRLREGLPPPLPALPPYADLPADPPTAAVSIPPNPWSDPWTDCEGGCTRVFRESAPVKCCRDCHARRAAASPKSPVRTV; encoded by the coding sequence ATGGCTGTGACAAACCCTATCGCTGCCCCGCGTCCCACACCGGGCGTTCGGCGGAGTGCCACCCACTCCGGTGTCACCCACGTACGTGCGTACCAGTCGAGCCGCTACACGATCATCGGCAACCACCTCGCCCAGCACCGGGCGCTGTCCCTGGTCGCGATCGGACTGGCCGTCCACATCCTGTCGCTGCCGCAGGGTGCCCCCGTCGACATCCGCAGCCTCGCCGACCGCTTCCCCGAAGGGCGGGACCGCATCGCGTTCGGGCTGCGGGAGCTGGAGGCGCACGGCTATCTGGAGCGGGTGCGCGAGCGCACGGACGGGGGCCGGTTCGTCACGCGGACGTACGCGCACAACGCTCCGGCGCTCACCCGGAGGCGGGCGGAGACGCCCGAGGCACGGGACGAGACGGTCGTTCCCGTCGCAGCCGTCGCCTCCATCACCCCGGTCGTGTCCGTGGTCCCTGCCGTGCCGGTCGAGGCCGTGGAAGCCGTGGAGGGCGAGGCGGCAGGCGACCTCGTACCCGAAGAGGCTTCGTCGCTGCCGTCCGAATTCTCCGAACTCTGCGAGCGAGGACCCTCCAGCGGCGAGCACCGCCAGAAGGCCTTCGCCCTGCTCGCGGGCCTGCGCCGCACCGACGACCGCTTCACGCTCTCTCGGAAAGACGTGGAGAGCCTTACCCCCGCCGTCGTCGGCTGGTTCGACAACGGCGCCTCCCGGGCCGCCGTGATCCACGCCATGACCGCCGACGTTCCCGCCCTTCTGAAGTCTCCCGCCGGATTCCTCGCCCACCGGCTCCGGGAAGGACTCCCGCCGCCCCTGCCGGCGCTTCCGCCGTACGCCGATCTTCCCGCTGACCCGCCAACCGCCGCCGTGTCGATCCCGCCGAATCCCTGGTCGGATCCATGGACGGACTGCGAAGGCGGCTGCACGCGCGTTTTCCGGGAGTCTGCGCCCGTCAAGTGCTGTCGGGACTGCCATGCGCGCAGAGCGGCAGCGTCTCCGAAGTCGCCGGTTCGCACCGTCTGA